The Oligoflexus sp. DNA window GAACTTATACCGTTCGTTTCAGAGCCTGGGATGACCTTGGCAACGAAGCGGCCGCGGATATGAAATTCATCTGGGATACAGTGGCTCCCGCTGTATCCGTGGGCCAGGATCGCATCACCAATCAGGAAATCATCCTTGATGCTGTGACCGTGGATGCCGCCAGCTATAGTTGGACCAAGGTCTCCGGTCCAGGCATCATCACCTTCAGTGCGGCCACTTCGGAAGATACGACCGTCAAAGCCACGATGGATGGAACCTATGTGCTGCGGCTGACGACGACCAAAGCCACCGGCGCGATCGCAATGGATGAACTGACCCTCATCTGGGATACCACGGCTCCCACGATTTCACTCGGCGAGGATCGCAGCAGCCGTTATCGCGCGACCATTGATGCCACAACCGATGGTGCTGCCATCTTCCGCTGGTCGAAAAAATCCGGCCCGGGAACGGCGAGCTTTTCCCTGATCAACGCCGAAGATACGTCCATCACGACGAACCTGGCTGGTGACTATGAATTTGAACTGATGGTGACCGACCTCGCTGGCAACAGCGCCTCTGACCTTGTGCGGATCACCTTTGAAAACGATCTGCGCGTCTTCGCCAAACAGCTCAGCAGTGGCGGCTCCAGCACCTGCGCTGTCCTCGATGATGATGCCCTCAGCTGCTGGGGCTATAACTTCGAAGGCGAGCTCGGCTATGGAGATAACAAGGATCGCTACACACCACCTTCGTTCGGCCTGAACCTGGGTTATGGAAAAGCCGCTGTGGCCGTATCCGCGGGCTTTTCTCACACCTGCGCCATCCTTCAGGACCGCAGCGTCAAATGCTGGGGACAGAATGGTTCGGGACAGCTCGGCTATGGTGATCAGCAGTTCCGTGGCCTGGCTCCTCAGACGGTTTTGAGTTTTGGTCTGGGACGCAGCGCCAAAGCCATCGCAACCGGCTTCGCGCATTCGTGCGCGATTCTTGATGATGGCTCCGTGAAATGCTGGGGCGCGAATGCATCGGGTCAGCTTGGTTACGGAGATCGGACCATGCGACTGACACCACCCCTGACAGCTGTGGATCTGGGACTCGGCCGCACGGCACGGGCTCTTTCCCTCGGTGCTTATCACAGCTGCGCTCTGCTCGATAACTTCACGATGAAGTGCTGGGGCAGCAATTCCGATGGTCAGCTCGGTTACAACGATAAAACACAAAGACCAGCGCCTGATGCCAACGCATTGAATTTCGGTCCCAACGTCACCGTTCGCTCCATGGCCGTGGGAACCTATCATAGCTGCGCAATCCTGAGTGATAACAGCCTCCGCTGCTGGGGCCGCAACACCGATGGCCAGCTTGGTTTGGGTGATACCACAGGACGCCTTGCTCCAGCCACCACCGTGGATGTCGGCACGGGCTTGACTCCGCGCCAGGTCACAGCGGGTCTTTCCCATACCTGCGCGCTCTTTGATGAAGGCGTCTTCCAATGCTGGGGCGGAAATGAGGAAGGACAGCTGGCGTCAGGGGATACGATCGGCCGCACAGCTCCCAATCAAACGCCGGTCAGCATCGCTCCCGGTCGCGCTGTGGTGGAATTGTCCGCAGGCCGGCAGCATACCTGCGCGCTCCTGGATGATCGCACTCTGAAGTGCTGGGGCAGCAACACCTATGGCCAGCTCGGAAACGGCACGACCAACAATCAGCCGACCATCCCCGAAAAGGTCATCGAATACGGCAGCAAAACAAGCACGCTTGTCACCCGCCGTTAAGCACGGGTCAGTGGCACATTGATTCCGATCAGCCGGGACAATGTGCCCTCGTCTTCGGGCATGATATGCATCTTCGCATCCAGATCATGCAGAAAATCCTGCGCCAGGGACAGGCGCAGATCCTTCTCTTCACCCTGCACCTCCATAATGATCTGAATGCCGTTCACCTGATGACTCAGCGTCACATGCTGGAGCGTCACGCGGGGATTGTCCATGAGCTCACGGAGCGAGAGGCAGAGGACGATCAGCAAAAAAAACGACTGGCCACCCTGAAAACGAAAACCTTCGTAGGTGGGACCTTCCAACGTAATCCGGGAAAAATCGGTAAAGCGTCTCATGATATCCGGCAAGTCCTGAAGATCGAGCCCTCTATCAATCGCCGTCAGAGCTCCGATTGAGAGCGGCTCATAGCGCCTTGTCAGCTGCACCAGCTCCTGCAAAGGCTTCAGAATCTCCTGCGTCCCCCGTTCCACATCCGCCACCAGCCGCAGGTCCTGAAAGGCCGTTTCCATACGCCGCAGCTCGGGTTCCATCTCGCCCACGAGGACCTGCGCAAGGCGGCCGAGAAAGGTCCTATCCTTCCTGCCTTCCATCTTATCGAAGAGGGCGCGCGCCTCGGCATGACACAGGACAAAAAATTTCTCATAGATGCTGAGGATCGCCAGCGGTATGAAATGGCAAAGGAGGACGGTCACAAAAATTCTTTTTTGAAAGGCCTCGGCCGAACCTGCAGGAAGTATACGGGCATCATTCATCACGAACGGCATGATGATAATAAAAAGACTCGACAGCATCACAAAACCGGCGACCAGGCTTCCGCGTTGAAGGCCGCAGAACACATAGCCTCCAAAGAGCATCACAGGACTCCAGTACACCAGCGGCGTGTTGGGACTGTGTCCCCCGAGAACCTCCAGCAGGGCGCCCATGACGACCAGGAAACTCAGCACCAGCGAAGCCACCGGCTCCACCAGCGGTGATCGTCGTGTCATGATTATACTCGCGATCACAAGGCCGAAGAGTACGGACATGATGATGACGATAAAGAGCGCATGACTCATAAGAAAAGCGATCAGCGCCTGCATCAGGCACACCGAGGCCAGGATCATGAGCGTGACGATGAACGCGCGACGC harbors:
- a CDS encoding RCC1 domain-containing protein; protein product: MRDSTKGLVFILSALILATACQKKSKHSGGVNLADAPADAPIASGDAKPLLSIKLPDLVRSNKETLVKAQTTAATGWEWSQLSGPGTVIFQSPQAAETLMRADKDGVYTIRLTIRNEEGQSVSNDMTLQWDTRAPSVFVSEEIRTFQPILVDGKAGSDAARVEWLQVNGPGTLVFSEKDSKTTKITASQDGTYTVRFRAWDDLGNEAAADMKFIWDTVAPAVSVGQDRITNQEIILDAVTVDAASYSWTKVSGPGIITFSAATSEDTTVKATMDGTYVLRLTTTKATGAIAMDELTLIWDTTAPTISLGEDRSSRYRATIDATTDGAAIFRWSKKSGPGTASFSLINAEDTSITTNLAGDYEFELMVTDLAGNSASDLVRITFENDLRVFAKQLSSGGSSTCAVLDDDALSCWGYNFEGELGYGDNKDRYTPPSFGLNLGYGKAAVAVSAGFSHTCAILQDRSVKCWGQNGSGQLGYGDQQFRGLAPQTVLSFGLGRSAKAIATGFAHSCAILDDGSVKCWGANASGQLGYGDRTMRLTPPLTAVDLGLGRTARALSLGAYHSCALLDNFTMKCWGSNSDGQLGYNDKTQRPAPDANALNFGPNVTVRSMAVGTYHSCAILSDNSLRCWGRNTDGQLGLGDTTGRLAPATTVDVGTGLTPRQVTAGLSHTCALFDEGVFQCWGGNEEGQLASGDTIGRTAPNQTPVSIAPGRAVVELSAGRQHTCALLDDRTLKCWGSNTYGQLGNGTTNNQPTIPEKVIEYGSKTSTLVTRR